A window of Xiphophorus hellerii strain 12219 chromosome 7, Xiphophorus_hellerii-4.1, whole genome shotgun sequence contains these coding sequences:
- the cracdla gene encoding cancer-related regulator of actin dynamics — MESFSGDNEEGTEDVTKRKSSKIKSLKSRFFRRAKKKGAEADAKLSQSASDITAGKGLGSDENLASQGTMGSRAFSHESIFLDDQVLSDPDPVRVSSQENVHSKIKSLQMKLQLQKMHFGPPPMVLPIRSPEEMTQQSEDFTFHDSNESSGEGTLTKSTSQPTSPPVSPISKLAQTISPSQMPSHHFSVSGPNYSSPATAETPVDFSTPAEFTASLDTSALRHRMSIKPRNQRASSKRKPSSGIESGSPLRDLKVRDRFERVQEQEKAVVAQEGQTEETDKGQANLSQLSPLTFEELSPVSSEVTSKLPSQNNALPETKAFPILRVKPPGQLDASPTKRPHSSYIDSEIKEKKESDLESQVTSQNKRNTFFASMTEVSSEQLSPFSSWLTSRSPLAQQQQAKNNEDISTRIKRQSSGSDSFNLYRNWDEERPRSGSFTGLLEKSKPRTKSFGVAEEKIAKEREELKNLTGSLEKPEARSRSFEGIEDKITREEEKVRSLTGVFEKPEAKKSLASEKITREKEEVKRFTGSLEKPEAKTREFGGTEEKITRDREDLKSVTGLFEKPEVRTKSFEGTEEKITKEKEEVKSFTGLREKSEAKSRPFGGTEEKNTSKIKELKNVTGFLEKHEAKIRPFGGAEEKNTREREELKYFSEVLGKPEAKTRLFGGTEEKITNEKEEAKHFTEFLEKPDVKTRSFGGTEEKITKEKEEVEGFTGFWEKPEVKTRPFGGTEEKKTRQREELKNFTGVLEKPEAKTRSFGGTEEKITREREEVKSLQPKGSPFAADRSTGSSLPWERNLNYKKIEPVTTAKNSPLDTYVVEAARVDGTPEIVDEAVGAKELPEDETRTPFGVKLRSTSRSFKFRSETASQRHSATLLSDDQDVDTKKRQKMVDCSSQISEKILANTSSSRRSPDPAPFGVTLPVRRNTSLEESSQTTPVEVQTTSMHLGVSETAPQVTQPSSQASSSDVSWMSLAMEKTRSLQHLLTSRFQRDFTGTQTGARPKSQEETITGPQVQNQTKIQQSTPQLSSDKMKEESVQSSGEEQAVKPSAPASQKKMTLITQFESCSSRDSPISRQMSQGQMQPNRAQSDPQAIPRTTHSPSPSSPLIGNTSPFTFTRRNAPQSLAQPNQSSPQQQTCWTSQGLQPATQFKHVPSALDSEPAVTSAAAPTLDFALERREKEFSVPKESPSLVSKRVLWTGSAADRVAFMEKRAEWTTPPLLKEVEQKKSQAQMQTSSDTDTLAYLFPLSKDTMEIRQVAKSAESSPSRVIEKPPEDKWTQKNVELPSSPSSLLTRSSALHSDSSQPSWMELAKRKSMAWSDKSTG; from the exons ATGGAGTCGTTCTCAGGAGACAATGAAGAAGGCACAGAGGACGTCACAA AACGTAAAAGCTCCAAAATCAAGTCTCTGAAAAGCCGTTTCTTCAGGAGGGCTAAGAAGAAGGGTGCAGAGGCAGATGCCAAGCTCAGCCAGTCAGCTAGTGATATAACCGCTGGAAAAGGACTTGGTTCAGATGAAAATTTAGC TTCTCAGGGTACAATGGGCTCACGAGCATTTTCCCACGAAAGCATCTTTCTGGATGATCAGGTCCTTTCGGACCCGGATCCAGTCAGGGTTTCATCTCAGGAGAATGTTCACAGCAAAATCAAATCTCTGCAG ATGAAGCTCCAGCTGCAGAAGATGCATTTTGGGCCACCGCCAATGGTTCTGCCAATCAGGAGTCCAGAGGAAATGACTCAGCAGTCGGAGGACTTTACTTTCCACGACTCTAATGAAAGCTCAGGAGAGGGAACCCTCACAAAG TCAACATCTCAGCCAACTTCTCCTCCAGTCTCGCCCATCTCAAAATTGGCTCAAACAATATCACCGTCCCAAATGCCTTCCCATCACTTTTCTGTATCTGGACCCAACTATTCATCACCAGCTACAGCTGAGACTCCGGTAGACTTCAGCACACCAGCCGAATTCACCGCCTCCCTAGATACATCTGCTTTACGCCACAGGATGTCGATCAAACCTAGAAACCAGAGAGCCAGTTCAAAGAGAAAACCATCTTCTGGG aTTGAATCTGGGTCTCCTTTACGGGACCTGAAAGTCCGTGACCGATTTGAGCGTGTTCAAGAACAAGAGAAGGCGGTTGTTGCTCAAGAGGGACAAACAGAGGAGACAGACAAAGGACAGGCCAATCTTTCCCAGCTTTCTCCACTAACATTTGAAGAATTGTCACCAGTTTCATCTGAGGTTACGTCCAAATTACCCAGTCAGAACAATGCTCTTCCTGAGACCAAAGCCTTCCCAATTCTTCGAGTGAAGCCTCCAGGGCAATTGGATGCATCGCCCACTAAACGGCCACACTCATCCTACATTGATTCAGaaatcaaagagaaaaaggaatCGGATTTGGAGAGCCAAGTAACGTCCCAAAACaagagaaatactttttttgccAGCATGACTGAAGTGTCCTCTGAGCAGCTCTCGCCATTCAGCTCATGGTTGACATCCAGGTCACCTCTTGCTCAGCAACAACAGGCTAAAAATAATGAGGACATCTCAACAAGAATAAAGAGACAATCATCAGGATCTGACTCCTTTAATTTGTACAGAAACTGGGATGAAGAAAGACCTCGATCAGGCAGTTTCACAGGACTCCTGGAAAAGTCTAAGCCCAGGACTAAATCATTCGGGGTAGCTGAAGagaaaattgcaaaagaaagagaagaactAAAGAATTTAACAGGATCCTTGGAAAAACCTGAAGCCAGATCTAGATCATTTGAGGGGATAGAAGATAAAATTACAAGAGAAGAGGAGAAAGTTAGAAGTTTAACAGGAGTCTTTGAAAAACCTGAAGCCAAGAAAAGCTTGGCTTCAGAGAAAATCACaagagaaaaggaggaagttAAACGTTTCACTGGATCCCTGGAAAAACCCGAAGCCAAGACTAGAGAATTTGGGGGAACAGAAGAGAAAATTACGAGAGACAGAGAGGATTTAAAGAGTGTCACTGGACTCTTTGAGAAACCTGAAGTCAGGACTAAATCATTTGAGGGAACAGAAGagaaaatcacaaaagaaaaggaggaagttAAAAGTTTTACAGGATTGCGGGAAAAATCTGAAGCCAAAAGTAGACCATTTGGGGgaactgaagagaaaaacacaagcaaaataaaGGAACTTAAAAATGTCACAGGATTCCTGGAAAAACATGAAGCCAAGATTAGACCATTTGGGGgagcagaagagaaaaacacaagagaaagagaggaacttaaatatttttctgaagtCCTTGGGAAACCTGAAGCCAAGACCAGATTATTTGGtggaacagaagaaaaaatcacaaatgaaaAGGAGGAAGCTAAACATTTTACAGAGTTCCTGGAAAAACCTGATGTCAAGACCAGATCATTTGGGGgaacagaagagaaaataacaaaagaaaaggaggaagttgAAGGTTTTACAGGATTCTGGGAAAAACCTGAAGTCAAGACTAGACCATTTGGgggaacagaagaaaaaaagacaagacaaagaGAGGAACTTAAAAATTTTACTGGAGTCCTTGAGAAACCTGAAGCCAAGACCAGATCATTTGGgggaacagaagaaaaaatcaCAAGAGAAAGGGAGGAAGTTAAAAGTTTACAGCCTAAAGGAAGCCCCTTTGCTGCAGACAGATCCACGGGCTCATCTCTTCCATGGGAAAGAAATCTCAACTATAAAAAAATAGAACCAGTGACAACAGCCAAAAACTCACCCTTAGACACGTATGTCGTAGAGGCAGCGAGAGTGGACGGCACTCCGGAGATAGTGGATGAGGCTGTGGGAGCAAAGGAGCTTCCGGAGGATGAAACAAGGACACCGTTTGGCGTAAAGCTTCGCTCCACATCGCGCTCATTCAAGTTCCGCTCTGAAACAGCCTCTCAGCGCCATTCAGCGACGCTGCTGTCCGATGACCAAGATGTCGacacaaagaaaagacagaaaatggtCGACTGTTCCagtcaaatatctgaaaagatACTAGCAAACACAAGCAGCTCCCGCAGATCACCAG ATCCAGCTCCTTTCGGCGTTACCCTTCCAGTCAGGCGCAACACTTCACTTGAAGAAAGTTCTCAAACCACTCCCGTAGAAGTCCAAACAACTTCCATGCACCTAGGGGTATCTGAAACTGCCCCCCAGGTGACTCAGCCTAGCTCACAAGCATCCTCATCTGATGTGTCCTGGATGAGTTTGGCCATGGAAAAGACCAGGAGTCTCCAACATCTTTTGACCAGCAGAtttcaaagagattttactGGCACACAAACTGGAGCTCGGCCTAAAAGCCAAGAAGAGACAATCACTGGACCTCAGGTGCAGAACCAGACAAAGATTCAACAGAGCACACCACAGCTATCATCagacaaaatgaaagaagaatCCGTTCAAAGCAGTGGCGAAGAGCAAGCTGTCAAACCCTCGGCACCAGCATCGCAAAAGAAGATGACGCTGATAACTCAGTTTGAGTCATGCAGCTCTAGAGACTCTCCAATCTCTAGACAAATGAGCCAAGGCCAGATGCAGCCTAACAGAGCTCAATCAGACCCTCAGGCCATCCCAAGAACAACCCACTCTCCATCACCCTCATCTCCTCTAATAGGCAACACGTCTCCATTTACATTTACACGAAGGAACGCGCCCCAGTCGCTTGCACAGCCTAACCAATCCTCTCCCCAGCAGCAAACCTGCTGGACCAGTCAAGGTCTCCAACCTGCCACTCAATTCAAACATGTACCTTCAGCTCTGGATTCAGAACCTGCAGTCACATCAGCTGCAGCTCCCACTCTTGACTTTGCCttggaaagaagagaaaaagaattCAGTGTTCCGAAAGAAAGTCCATCCCTCGTAAGCAAGCGGGTACTTTGGACTGGATCAGCGGCCGACAGGGTTGCCTTCATGGAGAAACGGGCAGAATGGACAACGCCACCATTGCTAAAGGAG GTGGAACAGAAGAAATCTCAAGCACAAATGCAGACCTCGAGTGACACTGACACTCTGGCTTATCTTTTCCCTCTAAGCAAAGATACAATGGAAATTAGACAAGTGGCAAAATCAGCAG